The Penaeus vannamei isolate JL-2024 chromosome 4, ASM4276789v1, whole genome shotgun sequence genome segment tgtatatatacttttatttttgtatgtatacacacacacacacacacacacacacacacacacacacacacacacacacacacacacacacatatatatatatatatatatatatatatattatatatatatatatatatatatatatatatatatatatatatatatatatatatatatatatatatatatatatatatgtatacatatattatgtatacacaatatatatatatatatatgaggttatatatatacacagtatatatatgagcgtgtatgaatgtttgtatacgtatatgtagacatgtaaacatatgtatgtgtatatatgtgtatatatatatatatatatatatatatatatatatatatatatatatatatatatatatatacatatatatatatatatttatatatatatatatacatatatatatatatacatatatatatatatatatacttacacagacacacacacacacacaccacacacacacgcgcgcgcgcacacacacacacacacacacacacacacacacacatacacacacacacacacacacacacacacacacacacacacacacacacacacacacacacacatatatatatatatatatatatatatatatatatatatatatatatatctgtgtgtgtgcatgtctatctgtgtgtgcctgtgttagtgcatatgtatttgcgtgcgtgtgtatgttacaTTTAAGAATTTGCTTCTACAGCCGTCGCTACATCATCTGTGGACTAATCTAACTCCAATTTTAACAAGTTACAACAAACAACTTAATGATGCTCAAGTATGTTTAAATTGCAAAACGGACTAGTAGGCCTACTGAGTTTGCGGCaggtaatatgtacatacacacaaacatactacaTATACAAGAATACCTTCCGCTTCCGACACCGCCTTGAAGAAGTTGATGAGGCCGTCTTCGGAACGTCTCATCATGTCGACCAAAGCACAGTGAGTGGATGCGAATAAATGGCCCCGAGATTATCCACGACAACTTACTATAACTCTAAACAGATAGTTTCTTTAAAATAGCGTTTTCTGCAGACACTTTGCAAATGGTCCATATCCCATCCATTTTCTCGTATATAATTGCGAAAATAAAACGAGAGTTTATTACTACATTCATACATTTGATGTACAATAACAGATCTTAATCAAGAGTAATTTAAATGAccttatacatacatttctctttttaattatttttttatttgtaacaagttacaaataatatatgtgtatgtgcaaatatatatattttataaatttcaACATTTGCCGAATCATCAGATATAGCGCCATAGTCTTTTCAGACATAGTAAAGTACTCATTAATGGAAAGGTAGATGATGAACATAACTCAAGGTAAAGGTcgcacggaaggaaggaaggaaaggggcgtGTCCACTGGACTCGTGGACTTCGGTATAAAAGGGACTCGCTCGATGGCCGGAgcatcactcttcttcctccatcatgtTCACTAAGGTAACAAGTCTTATCAGTTTTGCTTATGATGATAGCTTCCGTATGAAACAATAGTGTTTTATTCCTtgcaaatatgttttttttttttttgatgtgttaatgcgcagaaaaagaaaataacttgtAATATAACATATTTCTTCTCTTATAGGCCGTcgtcgccctcgccctcgtggcCGTTGCTGCCTCTGCTCCTTCTCAGCCAGCCTATGGCTATGCTCCTCAGCCTGCTTATgaggtttgtatttttgtttcttgagAATTGACAATAGTATGAATGATTTCGTTAAGTACTAATATATTATGACCGGAAATCTAGTATTGTATGATTCTAATATTGCGTAACCTTTCAAGGtccctgccaagtacgacttcaactatgccgtgaaggacgactactccggcaacgacttcggtcaccaggaggcccgtgatggctatgacacccagggatcctactacgtcctccttcccgacggtcgtctgcagaaggtcgcctacactgtcaacggcgactccggttacgtggctgaggtcagctacgagggtgaggcccagtaccctgagtacaagccagctccttaccatcctgaacctgcctacaagccagctccttaccatcccgcacctgcctacaagcctgccccTACCTACAAGCCTGCCCCTACATACGAGCCTGCCCCTACCTACGAGACCACTCCAGCCTACGCCTAAATGAAATTCGATTAAAATATTTTAATAGATATTTATTAAAGTGAGATTCTAGTAACATTGTACTTTATTCCTATCACAACAAAAGATGCTAGCAAGTCTTGACGGAACTCGGAATGTCTTTtgatataatcaatattgttattagtagtggaGGCTGCATTCGTGATAATAGATTTTTTAATAGAAAAGACATAATTTAATATGATAATTTCAAATGAATATGTTAAGATATAAAAGTTTTTCACGAAGCATACACAAAAAAGTCACTCTAAATAGAAGTAATCCCAAAACATTGCAACGAACATCTTCCTAATATTACAATTTATTTGTAGAATTAAGACTCGTCTTTTCTGgtagcaatatatatgtatgtacacacacacacacacacacacacacacacacacacacacgcacatatatatatacatatatatatatatatatatatatatatatatatatatatatatatatatatatatatatatttgagtggtAAGATATCAAAGTGACAAATGATAGAATAAAAAGGATTATTATACAAGTATATGCGGAGTATATACAAATCCCACAAAAAGATAAAAGTCAGGTTTCGCCAGGCTTAGGTCTTggtgatatataaagaaatgataatatatatacatatatatatatatatatatgtatatatatatatatacacatatacatatatatatatacacacacccaggaATGGGTGTGTCTTGATGatatataaaaatggtaatatatagatacatatattcattcatgcatatataatatatatgtatatatatatatatatacatatatacatatatatatgtatatatatacatttatatatatatatttatatatatatatatatatatatatatatatacatatttatatatatagttttgtttatatatatagccatatagacatacatacacacatacacacacacacacacacacacacacacacacacacacacaaacacacacacacacacacacacacacacacacacatatatatatatatatatatatatatatatatatatatatatgtgtgtgtgtgtgtgtgtgtgtgtgtgtgtgtgtgtgtatgtgtgtgtgtgtgtatatgtatgtgtgtgtgtgtatatgtttgtgtgtgtgtgtgtgtgtacgtgcgtgtgtgcgtgtgtgtgtgtgtgtgtatgtgtgtgtgtgtgtgtgtgggcgtgtatgtgcgtatgtgtgtgcatgtgtgtgcgtgcgtgtgtgtgtgtgtgtgtgtgtgtgtgtgtgtgtgtgtgtgtgtgtgtgtgtgtgtgtgtgcgtgcgtgcgtgcgtgcgtgcgtgcgtgcgtgtgtgtgtgtatgtctgtgagtgaggtgtgcgtgtatatatacttttattttttgtatgtatacacacacacacacacacacacacacacacacacacacacacacacacacacacacacacacacacacatatatatatatatatatatatatatatatattatatatatatatatatatatatatatatatatatatatatatatatatatatatatatatatatgtatacatatattatgtatacacaatatatatatatatgagcttatatatatacacagtatatatatgagcgtgtatgaatgtttgtatacgtatatttagacatgtaaacatatgtatgtgtatatatgtatatatatatatatatatatatatatatatatatatatatatatatatatatatatatatatatatatacatacatatatatatatatatatatatatatatatatatatatatatatatatatatatatatatatatatatacttacacacacacacacacacacacacacacacacacacacacacacacacacacacacacacatatatatatatatatatatatatatatatatatatatatatatatatatatatatatatatatatctgtgtgtgtgcatgtctatctgtgtgcctgtgttagtgcatatgtatttgcgtgcgtgtgtatgttacaTTTAAGAATTTGCTTCTACAGTTAGCAGATAGGGCCATGACTACATCATCTGTGGACTAATCTAACTCCAATTTTAACAAGTTACAACAAACAACTTAATGATGCTCAAGTATGTTTAAATTACAAAACGGACTAGTAGGCCTACTGAGTTTGCGGCaggtaatatgtacatacacacaaacatactacaTACACAAGACATACCTTCCGCTTCCGACACCGCCTTGAAGAAGTTGATGAGGCCGTCTTCGGAACGTCTCATCATGTCGACCAAAGCACAGTGAGTGGATGCGAATAAATGGCCCCGAGATTATCCACGACAACTTACTATAACTCTAAACTGATAGTTTCTTTAAAATAGCGTTTTCCGAAGACACTTTGCAAGTGGTCCATATCATATCCATTCTCTCGTATCTGAGCGTGAAAATAAACGTCTATTActaaattcatatattttgttGTACAATAAGAGATCTTAATCAAGAGTTATTTAACTGACCTtacatataacattttttttttttaatttgtaacaaatttgataattaaaaatttaactatatgtgtatgtgtaaatatatatattttgtgaattTCAACATTTGCGCCGAATCATCGGATATATAGCAATAGTCTTTTCAGATATAGTAAAGTATTCATTAATGGAAAGGTAGATGATGGACATAACTCAAGGTAAAGGTcgcacggaaggaaggaaggaaaggggcgtGTCTACTGGACTCGTGGACTTCGGTATAAAAGGGACTCGCTCGATGGCCGGAgcatcactcttcttcctccatcatgtTTACTAAGGTAACAAGTCTTATCAGTCTTGCTTATTAAGGAACAACAGTGTTTACCTTCATCATGAGTCTAATGCTGTGTTAATGTGcatgaaaagaaaataacttgTAATATgacatatttcttctcttctagGCTGTcgtcgccctcgccctcgtggcCGTTGCTGCCTCTGCTCCTTCTCAGCCAGCCTATGGCTATGCTCCTCAGCCTGCCTAtgaggtttgtattttttttttcttgagattaGACAATAGTATGAATGATTTCGTTAAGCACTAATATATTATGACCGGATATCTAGTACTGTATGATACTAAACTTGTGAAACCTTTCCAGGtccctgccaagtacgacttcaactatgccgtgaaggacgactactccggcaacgacttcggtcaccaggaggcccgtgatggctatgacacccagggatcctactacgtcctccttcccgacggtcgtctgcagaaggtcgcctacactgtcaacggcgactccggttacgtggctgaggtcagctacgagggtgaggccccTACCCGATACAACCCGCGCACCATCCTGAACCTGCCANNNNNNNNNNNNNNNNNNNNNNNNNNNNNNNNNNNNNNNNNNNNNNNNNNNNNNNNNNNNNNNNNNNNNNNNNNNNNNNNNNNNNNNNNNNNNNNNNNNNNNNNNNNNNNNNNNNNNNNNNNNNNNNNNNNNNNNNNNNNNNNNNNNNNNNNNNNNNNNNNNNNNNNNNNNNNNNNNNNNNNNNNNNNNNNNNNNNNNNNNNNNNNNNNNNNNNNNNNNNNNNNNNNNNNNNNNNNNNNNNNNNNNNNNNNNNNNNNNNNNNNNNNNNNNNNNNNNNNNNNNNNNNNNNNNNNNNNNNNNNNNNNNNNNNNNNNNNNNNNNNNNNNNNNNNNNNNNNNNNNNNNNNNNNNNNNNNNNNNNNNNNNNNNNNNNNNNNNNNNNNNNNNNNNNNNNNNNNNNNNNNNNNNNNNNNNNNNNNNNNNNNNNNNNNNNNNNNNNNNNNNNNNNNNNNNNNNNNNNNNNNNNNNNNNNNNNNNNNNNNNNNNNNNNNNNNNNNNNNNGGCAGGGGCGGGATGGTAAGGAGCAGGCTTATAAGCAGGAGCAGGTTTGTAGGCGggcttgtactcggggtactgggcctcaccctcgtagctgacctcagccacgtaaccggagtctccgttgacagtgtaggcgaccttctgcagacgaccgtcgggaaggaggacgtagtaggatccctgggtgtcatagccatcacgggcctcctggtgaccgaagtcgttgccggagtagtcgtccttcacggcgtagttgaagtcgtacttggcagggaCCTGGAAAAATTGCACAAAATTAGCATGCACCATACCATAAACTCGGTCATAATGTATCAGTACTTATCAactgtagtaatattaatatcattatctaatCGTACGAACCTCGTAAGCAGGCTGAGGAGCATAGCCATAGGCTGGCTGAGAAGGAGCAGAGGCAGCAACGgccacgagggcgagggcgacgACAGCCTAGAATAGAGAAACATTTCACATTAGTTCCTTTCCTTCATATGCGCATTAACATTAGCAATTATGCAGAATATGACATTGCTGTTCCATACTGAAAGCTATCTCTCATAATAAAACGAAATTTGCAAGACTGATAATCTTCTCACCTTAGTGAACATGATGGAGGTAGAAGACGTGTGATGCTCCGGTCATTAAGCGAGTCCTTTTTATACCTTATTCCACGAGTCTAGTAGACACGCCCCTTTTCTGGCGACCTTTACCTTGAAATATTTcaatccccttcctttccataGAGGGCCACTCTGCTCTCTAAAACTAAATTGGCGCCATGGGAAAATGTAGGCTTgctaaatatatgataaataataatataattgattTAAGGGAAATGTTGAAATTCAAGGAGCACTTTAGAATTCAAATTGATGTTACCATACACATTGACAAGTTTCTGTTTAATTATTCAAGACTGGCTCTAACATTGTACTACCCATTTGATTACTCTATTTATCGCATCCTTTGGATTATATGAGGTTATAAGACATCTACATAAgtagagagatatatgtgtatgagcgcatatatatatatatatatatatatatatatatatatatatatatatatatatatatatatatatatatatatgtatgtatgtatgtatgtatgtacacacacaagcacacacgtatatatacacacacgcgtgcgcgcatgcatgtatctatgcgtTTGTCTTTCTACATTAAGCCTGATTCACTCACTGCGATTCACCCTTTCATATCATCTATATGGTTTCCTTGGTTAAAgcattaacataaacaaatagatgggGCTC includes the following:
- the LOC138861520 gene encoding cuticle protein 7-like translates to MFTKAVVALALVAVAASAPSQPAYGYAPQPAYEVPAKYDFNYAVKDDYSGNDFGHQEARDGYDTQGSYYVLLPDGRLQKVAYTVNGDSGYVAEVSYEGEAQYPEYKPAYKPAPAYKPAPYHPAPA
- the LOC138861519 gene encoding cuticle protein 7-like, with protein sequence MFTKAVVALALVAVAASAPSQPAYGYAPQPAYEVPAKYDFNYAVKDDYSGNDFGHQEARDGYDTQGSYYVLLPDGRLQKVAYTVNGDSGYVAEVSYEGEAQYPEYKPAPYHPEPAYKPAPYHPAPAYKPAPTYKPAPTYEPAPTYETTPAYA